One genomic window of Psychrobacillus sp. INOP01 includes the following:
- a CDS encoding C40 family peptidase, which translates to MNLKSMSQKVMAILLLSVLLVTAPFAGNTEAASSVNSSELVATAKDLIGTKYRGGGTTKAGFDCSGFVNYVYNDVGVSLPRTSSGLYASGSKVDKSDLASGDLVFFNTSGKGVSHVGIYLGDGKFIHSSTSKGVKIDKLSDPYYWGDRYVGAKRIADVTVAVNK; encoded by the coding sequence ATGAATTTAAAATCTATGTCGCAAAAAGTCATGGCTATATTACTATTATCCGTTCTCTTAGTAACAGCTCCATTCGCAGGAAATACGGAAGCAGCAAGCTCTGTAAATTCATCTGAATTAGTAGCAACTGCTAAAGATTTGATAGGAACAAAATATCGTGGTGGTGGGACAACAAAAGCAGGATTTGATTGTTCAGGATTTGTAAATTATGTGTACAATGATGTAGGAGTAAGTCTTCCAAGAACCTCTTCAGGATTGTATGCTTCAGGATCTAAAGTTGACAAAAGTGATTTAGCTTCTGGAGACTTAGTATTCTTCAATACATCTGGTAAAGGTGTTTCACATGTTGGAATATACTTAGGTGACGGGAAATTTATCCATTCATCCACTTCAAAAGGTGTGAAAATCGATAAATTAAGTGACCCATATTATTGGGGAGATCGCTATGTTGGAGCTAAACGGATTGCTGATGTAACAGTAGCAGTAAACAAATAA
- a CDS encoding methyl-accepting chemotaxis protein, giving the protein MKKWSAIPLRMKYLIAIFSSFILFGMMTVLLIIQVVHNQEIADDMEISSQNVESADIMRSQVASLYIAISHFAGDPLEEFDKDYELTRDSLANLLNSASAQMPYVDWETFSGTLQSIQITYENNLKESVINKENVAKRRQLQSINEKYTSLTQMLEETRQLESDKRQLLIEEMSKSQKNTIGMVVAAFLIAGLLSLALVLMTNRQIKTQLAQVVLSAKDISQGNLNSQPLQILTNDEIGEVSRAMNEMRGNLIDIVKTIKHTAENLSGNSAELKEYSTNTVESTNNVKLAIHETSGSMLKQKEASIGIRSFLDEFSRTFGEVTVKVIELNEYSTIAVQMADESTLALKNAAGESAKLRTLFKEADQERKLLQDRTEEIARMTTIVQTISKQTNLLALNAGIEAARSGEHGKGFAVVAEEVKKLADEVSGTANTIHQISNSITQQGTQMASVFADGLATSKNNASTFEMLQHKMDKIVSYIRDSKNQNDHMKDSILTIEEEKNTSERLIFALIESIESNTAQMEYTEDMLLSNVQTIEMLSKLINDVSEEAIILEKSSTRFVI; this is encoded by the coding sequence ATGAAAAAATGGTCTGCAATTCCGCTGCGAATGAAGTATTTAATAGCAATTTTTAGTTCCTTTATCTTATTTGGAATGATGACTGTTTTATTGATCATCCAAGTAGTTCACAACCAAGAAATAGCTGATGATATGGAAATTTCATCACAAAATGTCGAAAGTGCAGATATTATGCGATCGCAGGTAGCGAGTTTATACATTGCCATTTCTCATTTCGCAGGAGACCCGTTAGAAGAATTCGACAAAGATTATGAATTGACAAGGGATAGTCTTGCAAATCTACTAAACTCTGCAAGTGCGCAAATGCCCTATGTAGATTGGGAAACCTTCTCAGGAACCTTACAGTCAATTCAAATTACATACGAGAATAATTTAAAAGAATCAGTTATCAATAAAGAAAATGTCGCAAAACGAAGACAACTTCAGTCGATCAATGAAAAATATACTAGCTTGACTCAAATGCTAGAAGAAACTAGACAACTTGAATCTGATAAAAGACAGCTTTTAATAGAAGAAATGTCTAAGAGCCAGAAAAATACAATTGGAATGGTAGTTGCTGCTTTTCTAATAGCGGGTTTACTATCACTTGCTTTAGTGTTAATGACAAATCGACAAATTAAGACTCAGTTAGCGCAAGTAGTTTTATCTGCAAAAGATATATCTCAAGGGAATTTGAATAGTCAACCATTACAAATTTTAACGAATGATGAAATTGGGGAAGTATCACGTGCGATGAATGAGATGCGAGGAAATCTAATAGACATCGTAAAAACGATTAAACATACTGCGGAGAATCTAAGTGGAAATAGCGCGGAGCTAAAAGAATATTCCACAAATACGGTAGAAAGCACAAATAACGTCAAGTTAGCTATTCATGAAACGAGTGGAAGCATGCTGAAGCAAAAAGAAGCATCTATCGGTATCCGCTCCTTTTTAGATGAATTCTCTCGTACTTTTGGTGAAGTGACAGTAAAGGTAATTGAACTGAACGAGTATTCAACTATTGCTGTACAAATGGCTGATGAAAGTACATTGGCATTGAAAAATGCCGCTGGTGAATCAGCAAAATTACGGACATTATTTAAAGAAGCGGATCAAGAAAGAAAATTACTCCAAGACCGGACTGAGGAAATTGCGCGAATGACAACAATCGTTCAAACGATCTCAAAGCAAACAAACCTATTGGCACTGAATGCTGGTATTGAGGCCGCACGTTCAGGTGAACATGGCAAAGGATTCGCAGTTGTAGCAGAAGAGGTAAAAAAACTTGCAGATGAAGTGTCTGGAACAGCTAATACAATTCACCAAATATCAAATTCCATTACTCAACAAGGTACTCAGATGGCGAGTGTATTTGCTGACGGCCTTGCTACATCCAAAAATAATGCATCGACGTTTGAGATGTTGCAACATAAAATGGATAAAATAGTATCGTATATACGAGATTCCAAAAATCAAAATGATCATATGAAAGATTCCATTTTAACTATTGAAGAAGAAAAGAATACTTCTGAGAGACTCATTTTTGCATTAATAGAATCAATTGAATCTAACACGGCGCAAATGGAGTACACAGAAGACATGCTTTTATCTAATGTTCAAACAATCGAAATGCTGTCTAAATTGATAAATGATGTAAGTGAAGAGGCAATTATTTTGGAAAAATCAAGCACGAGATTTGTCATATAA
- the hpf gene encoding ribosome hibernation-promoting factor, HPF/YfiA family, with translation MLNFNIRGENIEVTPAIREYVEGKIEKVDRYFNEEIQATANVNLKVYNDKQTKVEVTIPMKNLTLRAEERNADMYAAVDLIVDKLERQIRKYKTKVNRKFREREGVATFFATIDPPDAGPDHTEEDEYNIVRTKQFDLKPMDQEEAVLQMNMLGHNFFIFTDAESNGTNIVYKRRDGKYGLIETETN, from the coding sequence ATGCTAAACTTTAACATTCGTGGAGAAAACATTGAGGTGACTCCTGCAATACGTGAATACGTTGAAGGGAAGATTGAGAAAGTAGACCGTTACTTCAACGAAGAAATTCAAGCAACTGCAAACGTTAATTTAAAAGTGTATAACGACAAGCAAACAAAAGTAGAAGTAACAATTCCTATGAAAAATTTAACACTGAGAGCAGAAGAGCGTAATGCAGATATGTATGCTGCAGTCGACTTAATCGTTGATAAACTAGAACGTCAAATTAGAAAGTATAAAACAAAAGTAAATCGTAAGTTCCGTGAGCGTGAAGGTGTAGCAACATTTTTTGCAACAATCGATCCACCAGATGCTGGGCCAGATCATACGGAAGAAGATGAATATAATATCGTTCGTACAAAACAGTTTGACCTAAAACCAATGGACCAAGAAGAAGCAGTACTACAAATGAACATGCTTGGTCATAATTTCTTCATCTTCACAGATGCAGAATCTAATGGTACAAATATTGTGTACAAACGTAGAGACGGAAAATACGGCTTAATCGAAACTGAAACAAACTAA
- a CDS encoding SDR family oxidoreductase: MDLGLKNKRVIVTASSKGLGKATALQFAKEGAKVMISSRNEEELQVTLEEIKSNSGNQEVYYTICDMTKNSDIEQLFNEAKEKLGGIDILVNNVGGPVAGGFAQVTDEDWGVAFEKNLLSYIRTIRLALPHMKQQNFGRIVNISSSSTKEVLDGLILSNTFRSGMVGLSKSIAREYAGNNILINTVGPGRIQTDRVTELDQIAADKKEVSIEEVREGFKQLIPIGRYGEPAEFANIIAFLCSEANTYMTGQSLVVDGGMLKAL; this comes from the coding sequence ATGGACTTAGGCTTAAAAAATAAACGAGTAATTGTGACAGCATCTAGTAAAGGATTAGGGAAAGCAACCGCCCTTCAATTTGCAAAAGAAGGCGCAAAAGTAATGATATCTAGTAGAAATGAAGAAGAACTTCAAGTAACTCTTGAGGAAATAAAATCAAATAGCGGAAACCAGGAAGTGTATTACACAATTTGTGATATGACAAAAAATAGCGATATTGAACAGCTATTTAACGAGGCAAAAGAAAAGCTTGGTGGCATTGATATTTTAGTGAATAATGTTGGCGGCCCAGTAGCTGGTGGATTTGCACAGGTGACTGATGAAGACTGGGGAGTAGCATTTGAAAAAAATCTGCTTAGCTATATTCGCACAATTCGACTGGCTCTTCCACATATGAAACAACAAAATTTCGGAAGAATCGTCAATATTTCTTCGTCATCCACTAAAGAGGTGCTTGACGGTCTAATCCTGTCGAATACATTCAGATCAGGGATGGTTGGATTGTCGAAAAGTATTGCTAGAGAATACGCAGGAAACAACATATTAATCAATACAGTAGGTCCAGGTCGAATCCAAACAGATCGTGTCACAGAGTTAGACCAAATAGCTGCTGATAAAAAAGAAGTATCCATAGAGGAAGTTAGGGAAGGATTCAAGCAATTAATTCCGATTGGAAGATACGGAGAACCAGCAGAATTTGCGAATATCATCGCATTTCTATGTTCCGAAGCAAATACGTATATGACTGGCCAAAGTTTAGTAGTCGATGGCGGTATGCTGAAGGCATTATAA
- the prfB gene encoding peptide chain release factor 2 (programmed frameshift), whose product MIEIATVRNELDRTSGKLKDFRGLFDLENKEVRIQELEELMTFPDFWDDAQGAQKVINETNALKAIVEEYRNLESTQEDLEMTLELIKEMPDEELQEDLGNELKEFTNKLSDFELQMLLSEEYDKHNAILELHPGAGGTESQDWGSILLRMYQRWADKRGFKVETIDYLPGDEAGIKSVTLLIKGHNAYGYLKAEKGVHRLVRISPFDSSGRRHTSFVSCEVMPEFTDEIEIDIRTEDLKIDTYRATGAGGQHINTTDSAVRITHLPTNTVVTCQSERSQIKNREHAMKLLKSKLYQLKIEEQEAQLLEIRGEQKEIGWGSQIRSYVFHPYSMVKDHRTNEESGNVHAVVDGEIDPFIHAYLRSKIN is encoded by the exons ATGATAGAAATAGCAACAGTACGTAATGAATTAGATAGAACTTCTGGAAAGTTAAAAGACTTTAGG GGTCTCTTTGACTTAGAAAACAAAGAGGTTCGTATTCAAGAATTAGAAGAGCTGATGACATTTCCTGATTTTTGGGATGATGCACAGGGAGCTCAAAAAGTGATTAATGAAACCAATGCATTAAAAGCAATAGTAGAAGAGTATCGTAATCTTGAGTCTACACAAGAAGACTTAGAGATGACTTTGGAATTGATCAAAGAAATGCCCGATGAAGAGTTACAGGAAGATCTCGGTAATGAATTAAAAGAGTTTACAAATAAGCTTAGTGATTTTGAATTGCAAATGCTACTCAGCGAGGAATACGATAAACATAATGCAATTTTAGAGTTGCACCCTGGTGCTGGCGGTACAGAGTCCCAAGACTGGGGTTCTATTTTGTTACGTATGTACCAGCGATGGGCAGATAAACGAGGCTTTAAAGTAGAAACGATTGATTATTTACCTGGAGATGAAGCTGGTATCAAGTCAGTAACTCTACTGATCAAAGGTCATAATGCATACGGCTATTTAAAAGCGGAAAAAGGCGTTCATCGTCTTGTTCGTATTTCTCCTTTCGACTCATCAGGACGCCGTCATACTTCATTTGTTTCATGTGAAGTAATGCCTGAATTTACGGATGAAATTGAAATCGATATTCGCACAGAAGATTTGAAAATTGATACGTACCGTGCAACTGGTGCTGGTGGTCAGCATATTAATACGACTGACTCAGCAGTTCGTATTACACATTTACCTACAAATACAGTTGTTACTTGTCAATCAGAGCGTTCACAGATTAAAAACCGGGAACATGCGATGAAATTATTAAAATCAAAACTTTATCAGCTGAAAATTGAAGAACAAGAAGCACAATTATTGGAAATCCGTGGAGAACAAAAAGAAATCGGATGGGGAAGTCAAATACGTTCATATGTATTCCATCCATATTCCATGGTAAAAGACCATCGTACAAATGAAGAAAGCGGTAATGTTCATGCAGTTGTAGATGGTGAAATTGATCCGTTTATTCACGCTTACTTACGTTCAAAAATAAATTAA
- the leuD gene encoding 3-isopropylmalate dehydratase small subunit, whose protein sequence is MEPINEIKSVLTPLNQKNVDTDQIISKEFLKRIERTGFGKYLFYHWRFDANDEPIKDFVLNDERYKDSTILVAHDNFGCGSSREHAPWSILDYGFRVVIAPSFADIFYNNCMKNGILPIKLAVDEVESMLGKEVYNVAVNLEAQTVTGADGIVYSFDIDPYQKKMLLNGWDEISLTFQYEDKIKAYEDKVALA, encoded by the coding sequence ATGGAGCCTATCAATGAAATCAAAAGTGTCTTAACCCCTTTGAATCAAAAAAATGTCGACACCGATCAAATTATTTCAAAAGAATTTCTAAAACGTATTGAACGCACTGGATTCGGTAAATACCTATTTTACCACTGGCGCTTTGATGCAAATGATGAGCCAATTAAAGACTTTGTATTAAATGATGAACGCTATAAAGATTCTACTATTTTAGTAGCACATGACAATTTTGGCTGTGGCTCCTCTCGAGAGCATGCACCTTGGTCCATTTTGGATTACGGCTTTCGAGTAGTCATTGCACCGAGCTTTGCAGATATCTTCTATAATAACTGCATGAAAAATGGTATTTTACCGATTAAGCTAGCGGTGGATGAAGTGGAATCGATGCTAGGCAAAGAAGTATATAATGTGGCAGTTAATCTAGAAGCACAAACGGTAACAGGTGCTGATGGTATTGTATATTCATTTGACATTGATCCGTACCAAAAGAAAATGCTTCTAAATGGATGGGACGAAATTTCGTTAACCTTCCAATACGAGGATAAAATAAAAGCTTATGAAGACAAAGTAGCTCTAGCATAA
- a CDS encoding VOC family protein, whose protein sequence is MKYHNKPYTFIELVELKVVDLQRSLDFYENIIGFKVLEQQAGKIYLTADGETALLSIEQPADIMLTQQKTTGLYHFALLLPTRADLGAVLRHFADINIRIGAGDHLVSEALYLNDPDGNGIEIYSDRPDSEWKWENDYVEMATLQIDAQSILEEGASTPWNGLPNGTVMGHIHLHVSELDTTKEFYHALGFDVMTPNYPGALFMGSGKYHHHIGLNTWAGVGAPPTPENVVGLKAFTVVYPTNEELQTAITNVKEIGSDVTEENRVFIVQDPSQNKIKLTLN, encoded by the coding sequence ATGAAATATCATAATAAACCGTACACATTTATTGAATTAGTAGAGTTAAAAGTGGTGGATCTTCAACGTTCATTAGACTTTTATGAAAACATCATAGGCTTCAAAGTACTGGAGCAGCAAGCTGGCAAAATTTATCTTACTGCTGATGGAGAGACAGCACTACTTTCTATTGAACAACCAGCAGATATTATGCTGACACAACAAAAAACAACTGGGTTATATCACTTCGCTTTATTGTTACCGACACGTGCCGATTTAGGTGCTGTTTTAAGACACTTCGCAGATATTAATATTCGCATTGGAGCGGGAGATCACTTAGTTAGTGAAGCACTATACTTAAATGATCCAGATGGAAATGGAATTGAGATTTATAGTGATCGTCCAGATTCTGAGTGGAAATGGGAAAATGACTACGTTGAGATGGCTACACTACAAATCGATGCGCAAAGTATTTTAGAAGAAGGTGCAAGCACCCCGTGGAATGGACTACCAAACGGGACAGTAATGGGACATATTCATTTACATGTTTCTGAACTGGATACAACGAAGGAATTTTATCATGCTTTAGGTTTTGATGTTATGACCCCTAATTATCCTGGAGCATTATTTATGGGGTCAGGTAAATATCATCACCATATTGGTTTAAATACATGGGCTGGAGTGGGCGCTCCTCCTACACCAGAAAATGTAGTTGGACTAAAAGCATTCACAGTAGTTTATCCAACAAACGAAGAGCTACAAACTGCAATTACTAATGTCAAAGAAATCGGATCTGATGTCACGGAAGAAAATAGAGTATTTATTGTACAAGATCCATCTCAAAATAAAATTAAATTAACTTTAAATTAA
- the secA gene encoding preprotein translocase subunit SecA, giving the protein MLGVLNKVFDLNKRDLKRLEKIADKVEALESTMEALSDDELRSKTDDFRGRYTKGESLDSLLPEAFAVAREGSRRVLGMFPFRVQIMGAAALHEGNIAEMKTGEGKTLTSTLSIYLNAITGLGAHVVTVNEYLSSRDAAEMGQLYNFLGLSVGLNLNSLSKEEKREAYAADVTYSTNNELGFDYLRDNMVLYKEDKVQRPLHYAVIDEVDSILIDEARTPLIISGQANKAALLYKQANAFVRTLTKDVDYSYEESTKGVTLTDTGVEKVEKAFNIDNLFDLTHVRLNHAVNQSLKAHASMHLDIDYVVQEGDVVIVDSFTGRLMKGRRYSDGLHQAIEAKEGLEVQNESMTMATITFQNFFRMYDKLSGMTGTAKTEEEEFRNIYNMNVIAIPTNRPIARDDRADLIYASMNGKYEAAAADIAERNKNGQPVLIGTVAIETSEIISKLLTKHGIKHNVLNAKNHEHEAEIIATAGHLGSVTIATNMAGRGTDIKLGDGVIEVGGLAVIGTERHESRRIDNQLRGRSGRQGDPGVTQFYLSMEDELMRRFGSDNMRAMMSKLGMDDSQPIQSKMVSRAVESAQKRVEGNNFDSRKRLLQYDDVLRQQREIIYKERNEVLETENMRVLVESMLFSAIERLVASHTSSENKADWSLKGIEDYIQANLLPEGVITQSELENLSSEEMIEKIKEEVLRFYNAKEEEMTAERMREFEKVVLLRSIDSKWIDHIDAMDQLRQGIHLRAYGQTDPLREYQSEGFAMFEAMVDSVQEDVAKYAMKAEIRNNLEREEVAKGQAVNPKEESGPVKKKPVRKEVSIGRNDPCPCGSGEKYKNCHGAVQ; this is encoded by the coding sequence ATGCTAGGTGTATTAAATAAAGTGTTCGATTTAAATAAACGTGATCTAAAACGCTTAGAAAAAATTGCGGATAAAGTAGAAGCATTAGAAAGTACAATGGAAGCATTGTCTGATGATGAGCTCCGCTCGAAAACAGATGATTTCCGTGGACGTTATACTAAAGGAGAGAGCTTAGATAGTTTATTGCCAGAGGCATTTGCAGTAGCACGTGAAGGATCTAGACGTGTACTTGGAATGTTCCCTTTCCGTGTTCAAATTATGGGGGCAGCAGCTCTTCACGAAGGTAATATTGCAGAGATGAAAACAGGGGAAGGTAAAACGCTAACTTCTACCTTGTCCATTTATTTAAATGCAATTACTGGCCTTGGGGCGCATGTCGTGACGGTTAATGAATACTTGTCTAGCCGTGATGCTGCAGAGATGGGACAATTATATAATTTCCTAGGTTTAAGTGTTGGATTGAACTTAAATTCATTGTCAAAAGAAGAAAAACGTGAAGCTTATGCGGCGGATGTTACATATTCGACGAACAACGAGCTTGGGTTCGATTATTTACGAGATAATATGGTTTTGTACAAGGAAGATAAAGTTCAACGTCCGCTTCACTATGCGGTAATAGATGAAGTTGACTCCATCTTAATCGATGAAGCAAGAACGCCTTTAATCATTTCAGGACAAGCGAACAAAGCAGCACTTCTTTATAAACAAGCAAATGCATTCGTCCGTACATTAACAAAAGACGTAGATTATTCTTACGAGGAATCTACAAAAGGTGTAACTCTAACGGATACTGGTGTAGAAAAAGTAGAAAAAGCTTTCAACATAGATAATTTATTTGATTTGACTCATGTTCGTTTAAATCATGCAGTCAATCAATCACTAAAAGCTCATGCTTCCATGCATCTAGATATCGACTATGTCGTTCAAGAGGGCGATGTTGTTATAGTCGATTCGTTTACTGGTCGACTAATGAAAGGTCGTCGTTATAGTGATGGTCTTCATCAAGCAATCGAAGCAAAAGAAGGATTAGAAGTCCAAAATGAATCAATGACGATGGCAACGATTACTTTCCAAAACTTTTTCCGTATGTACGATAAGCTATCAGGTATGACTGGTACAGCAAAAACGGAAGAAGAGGAATTCCGTAATATCTACAACATGAATGTAATTGCGATTCCAACAAACCGACCAATTGCGAGGGATGACCGTGCAGATTTAATCTATGCTTCCATGAATGGTAAATACGAAGCGGCGGCGGCTGATATTGCTGAACGCAATAAAAATGGTCAACCAGTTCTAATTGGTACAGTTGCTATCGAAACCTCTGAAATTATTTCTAAATTGTTAACTAAACATGGCATTAAGCATAATGTATTAAATGCCAAAAACCATGAACATGAGGCAGAAATTATTGCAACTGCTGGACATTTAGGTTCTGTTACGATTGCAACAAATATGGCTGGTCGTGGAACAGATATTAAATTAGGCGATGGTGTCATTGAAGTCGGTGGTTTAGCAGTTATCGGTACAGAGCGACATGAATCTCGTCGTATAGACAACCAATTACGTGGACGTTCCGGTCGTCAAGGAGACCCTGGGGTAACTCAGTTCTATCTATCAATGGAAGATGAATTGATGCGTCGATTTGGCTCTGATAACATGCGTGCGATGATGTCGAAACTTGGTATGGATGACTCACAACCAATTCAATCGAAGATGGTGTCGCGTGCAGTGGAATCAGCGCAAAAACGTGTAGAAGGAAATAACTTCGATTCACGTAAGCGTCTATTACAATATGATGATGTACTACGTCAGCAACGTGAAATCATTTATAAAGAGCGTAACGAAGTATTAGAAACAGAGAACATGCGTGTACTTGTAGAGTCTATGCTATTCAGCGCAATTGAACGTTTAGTTGCTTCCCATACAAGCTCTGAGAATAAGGCTGACTGGAGTTTGAAAGGAATTGAAGATTACATTCAAGCGAATTTATTGCCTGAAGGGGTAATTACACAGTCGGAACTAGAAAATTTATCTTCTGAAGAAATGATAGAAAAAATCAAAGAAGAAGTACTTCGCTTCTATAATGCGAAGGAAGAAGAAATGACTGCTGAACGTATGCGTGAGTTTGAAAAAGTGGTATTACTTCGTTCTATTGACTCCAAGTGGATCGACCATATCGATGCAATGGATCAACTTCGCCAAGGAATCCATTTGCGTGCATACGGACAAACCGATCCACTTCGCGAATACCAAAGTGAAGGATTTGCAATGTTCGAAGCAATGGTCGACTCAGTCCAGGAAGACGTTGCGAAATATGCGATGAAAGCAGAAATTCGAAATAACCTAGAACGCGAAGAAGTAGCAAAAGGGCAAGCTGTAAATCCTAAAGAAGAAAGCGGCCCAGTGAAGAAAAAACCAGTGCGCAAAGAAGTTTCCATAGGACGTAACGATCCATGTCCATGCGGAAGCGGCGAAAAATATAAAAACTGCCATGGTGCTGTGCAATAA
- a CDS encoding PilZ domain-containing protein, producing MKYNRNEYFRYTFGEPCDATFRLIKQRDGNAEVELSKKGVCKIIDISPNGLKMFSELFISIDQLNHVELNFTLDTNPISMVGEFVWSHRKAFGHEYGVKLVGDSESESMIIEELKKRSRKEMELKK from the coding sequence TTGAAATACAATCGTAATGAGTATTTTCGTTATACATTTGGAGAACCTTGTGATGCAACATTTCGGCTGATCAAACAACGTGATGGTAATGCGGAAGTGGAATTGTCTAAAAAGGGTGTATGCAAAATTATAGATATTAGCCCAAATGGTTTGAAGATGTTTAGCGAATTATTTATATCCATAGATCAATTAAACCATGTGGAATTGAATTTCACATTAGATACAAATCCTATTTCGATGGTTGGCGAATTTGTATGGTCCCACCGAAAAGCGTTCGGTCATGAATATGGCGTAAAGTTAGTTGGGGACAGTGAAAGTGAAAGCATGATTATTGAAGAGCTAAAAAAACGTAGTCGTAAAGAGATGGAGCTCAAAAAGTAA